In Candidatus Zixiibacteriota bacterium, one genomic interval encodes:
- a CDS encoding peptidylprolyl isomerase, with the protein MFETLRKMIFPIIIIVLVFFVAMIILQWGLEFTGRQQFAVKNIAGTINGEEILLETYNRVYNNLVQQETQRSGGEVTDSRLRELEQSAWQQLVYDRLLAQEAAKYNIVVTDQELYSFLRMSPPQYLQSMPAFQTNGQFDYQKYVNAMADPQASSFWSQIEPMVHADMQKMKMQEMVIQAVEVSEDELKDAYVAANEKIKVGYINVPYNRFTTASHNASEDELKAFYDAHKDQYKLDDRAVVSFALVEKQPSAADSAEAYNTIKALYDSAAAGADFAELARTYSQDGSAAAGGDLGSFAPGQMIPEFDRVVFTMKDGDLSQPFRTQFGWHIVKHHGYTEEEETPPGKAKPEKVRKAKASHILIKIEVSQGTLDAAYQKMQAIVTATKEIGFDKAVEQEGLKVKKTVPFPKGGSIPDLGFDQPASDFVFSHEPKTVSEVMENNSSVFVLQVDERLPAGPATYDEVKSRIKLDAFRQWVATQCLDTLKVIYAGLRGGTPWGTVAKVHGAEYVESDWITRASYVGEVGRDATAIGSAFALQTAGQMSEPIGYDNGAVVFKLLERQTADLNKFAEKRDSVLSAVKMSKQQTMYNSWFEGLMKSSKIDNNLERLRRSGEPM; encoded by the coding sequence ATGTTTGAAACCTTACGCAAGATGATCTTCCCGATCATCATTATTGTCCTGGTGTTTTTCGTGGCCATGATCATCCTCCAATGGGGTCTCGAATTTACCGGACGACAGCAGTTTGCCGTCAAGAACATCGCCGGCACGATAAACGGCGAAGAGATTCTGCTGGAGACGTACAATCGTGTCTACAACAATCTGGTACAGCAGGAGACGCAGCGTTCGGGCGGCGAGGTCACGGATTCGCGTCTGCGCGAACTTGAGCAGTCCGCGTGGCAGCAGTTGGTTTACGATCGCCTGCTCGCTCAGGAAGCGGCGAAGTACAACATCGTGGTGACCGACCAGGAACTGTATTCGTTCCTACGCATGTCTCCCCCTCAATATCTGCAGTCCATGCCGGCGTTTCAGACCAACGGCCAGTTTGACTACCAAAAGTACGTGAACGCCATGGCAGACCCGCAGGCCTCTTCGTTCTGGTCGCAGATCGAGCCGATGGTGCATGCGGACATGCAGAAGATGAAGATGCAGGAGATGGTCATTCAGGCGGTGGAGGTCAGCGAGGATGAACTGAAGGATGCATACGTGGCCGCGAACGAGAAGATCAAGGTCGGCTACATCAACGTGCCGTACAATCGGTTCACGACTGCCAGTCACAACGCGAGCGAAGACGAACTGAAAGCGTTTTACGATGCGCACAAGGATCAGTACAAGCTTGACGACCGGGCCGTGGTGTCCTTCGCGCTGGTGGAGAAACAGCCCAGTGCCGCCGACTCAGCCGAGGCCTACAACACAATCAAGGCGCTTTACGATTCGGCAGCGGCCGGTGCCGATTTCGCCGAGCTGGCCCGTACCTACTCGCAGGATGGTTCAGCGGCAGCAGGTGGGGACCTTGGTTCGTTTGCGCCAGGGCAAATGATCCCCGAGTTCGATCGCGTCGTGTTCACTATGAAAGACGGAGACCTGTCGCAGCCGTTCCGTACGCAGTTCGGCTGGCATATTGTCAAGCATCATGGTTACACGGAAGAAGAAGAGACACCGCCCGGCAAGGCCAAGCCGGAGAAAGTCAGAAAAGCGAAAGCATCGCACATACTTATCAAGATCGAGGTCTCACAGGGGACGCTTGATGCGGCATACCAGAAGATGCAGGCGATTGTGACCGCAACCAAAGAGATAGGCTTCGACAAGGCAGTCGAGCAGGAAGGGTTGAAGGTCAAGAAAACGGTGCCGTTCCCGAAGGGTGGCTCCATACCAGACCTGGGCTTTGATCAACCGGCGAGTGATTTCGTCTTTTCGCACGAGCCAAAGACCGTTTCCGAAGTGATGGAAAACAATTCGTCGGTATTCGTGCTCCAGGTGGATGAGCGCCTTCCGGCCGGACCGGCGACCTACGACGAAGTCAAGAGCCGCATCAAACTGGATGCGTTCCGCCAATGGGTCGCCACACAGTGTCTCGACACGCTGAAAGTTATATACGCCGGGTTGCGCGGCGGTACTCCCTGGGGGACTGTCGCGAAGGTGCATGGGGCGGAATATGTCGAATCCGATTGGATCACGCGGGCCAGTTATGTAGGAGAGGTCGGTCGCGATGCCACGGCGATTGGCTCTGCGTTCGCGCTGCAAACAGCTGGACAGATGTCCGAGCCGATCGGTTACGACAACGGTGCTGTCGTATTCAAACTTCTCGAACGGCAAACGGCCGACTTGAACAAGTTTGCAGAGAAACGGGATTCCGTACTCTCCGCCGTCAAGATGAGCAAACAGCAGACCATGTATAATTCGTGGTTCGAAGGACTGATGAAGAGCTCCAAGATCGACAACAATCTGGAGAGACTGCGACGCAGCGGCGAGCCGATGTAA
- a CDS encoding carbon-nitrogen hydrolase family protein has translation MLTKIVAVQARMGRRLTLEEKMHIFKQRPDFVCLPEYWLIDETVEDFHRAALHASEYRDYLCRLSDELTACLVGGTIVEAEGDCLYNTGYVIDRGTILGKYRKRFPVPGEQAKGIQSGTENLVLNIDGINIAMLICGDVFHPQVWSELRALSADLVMVPTTSPFRPDDSLSQKKHRDQLYFVSGAEQAGAYIIKSCAVGTIFGHLLQGRSLVAAPWGILSRVDFGDEGSRRMLTLTLDIAELREFRRKYRRVEQTETAQTGSTDA, from the coding sequence ATGCTGACGAAAATCGTGGCGGTGCAGGCCCGCATGGGTCGACGTCTGACTCTTGAAGAAAAAATGCACATCTTCAAGCAGCGCCCGGATTTTGTCTGCCTGCCGGAATACTGGCTTATCGATGAGACGGTCGAGGACTTTCATCGAGCGGCGTTGCATGCCTCGGAATACCGCGACTATCTTTGCCGCTTGTCCGACGAACTTACCGCGTGTCTCGTTGGCGGCACAATCGTCGAGGCCGAGGGGGACTGCCTCTACAACACCGGCTATGTGATCGACCGGGGCACGATTCTCGGCAAGTATCGAAAGCGCTTTCCGGTGCCGGGGGAACAGGCGAAAGGGATTCAATCTGGCACAGAGAATCTGGTCCTTAATATCGATGGCATCAACATCGCAATGCTAATCTGCGGTGACGTGTTTCATCCGCAGGTGTGGAGTGAATTACGGGCGCTCAGTGCAGACCTTGTGATGGTGCCGACCACTTCGCCATTCCGGCCCGATGACTCCCTGTCGCAAAAGAAGCACCGCGATCAGCTCTATTTCGTATCCGGGGCAGAGCAGGCGGGAGCGTATATTATCAAAAGTTGCGCAGTCGGAACCATTTTTGGTCATCTGTTACAAGGACGCTCGCTGGTAGCAGCGCCGTGGGGAATCCTGTCGCGGGTAGATTTCGGCGATGAAGGTTCGCGCCGCATGTTGACTCTTACGCTGGATATCGCCGAGCTTCGCGAGTTTCGCCGGAAGTACCGGCGTGTCGAACAGACTGAAACGGCCCAAACCGGGTCCACGGATGCATAG
- a CDS encoding electron transfer flavoprotein-ubiquinone oxidoreductase — MDIQRDVLETDILIVGAGPAGLAVAYKLGQLLAAHPETPKPEILFMEKGSYVGAHALSGAVLDPRGIAELIPDFAAQGAPLEAAVTADSLYYLSESGALKFPFTPPSLSNHGNYIISLNKFTGWLAKQVESVGVDIYTGMAGYDLLVEDGRVAGVQTVDMGLDKDGTPKSNFEPGSIIKAKVTVLCEGVHGSLTRHAFEKVPELLKDREPQSYLTGVKEIWEVPSGRIKTGTVIHTMGWPQPSHEYGGGWVYGMTDTLVSVGYCVGLNSPDPTNDPHMKFQRYKTHKLLRRILDGGTMLHYGAKTIPDAGYYSMPKLYHDGLLLCGDSAGFLNPARLKGVHLAIKSGIMAAETLLDAVKAQDFSATVLKGYADRFGQSWARSELWGTRNFHAGFSGGLIGGMFHGAMQIVTGGRGLFDHRKHDRDHTYMLKTTDYRKRFGREPVKESVKFDGSLTFDKVTDVYKSGTMHEEHQPSHLVIADYDICNNRCTEEYGNPCQHFCPASVYNMEDDPTRPGRKKLQLTPSNCVHCKTCDIADPYQVIRWVTPQGGEGPNYANL; from the coding sequence ATGGATATACAACGCGATGTTCTCGAAACCGATATACTCATAGTCGGCGCCGGTCCGGCCGGTCTCGCCGTTGCATATAAGCTGGGACAATTGCTCGCCGCACATCCGGAGACTCCCAAACCGGAAATCCTGTTTATGGAGAAGGGCTCCTATGTTGGCGCTCATGCCCTGTCCGGCGCCGTGCTGGACCCGCGCGGTATTGCCGAACTGATTCCGGACTTTGCCGCACAAGGGGCGCCGCTGGAAGCAGCGGTGACAGCCGATTCCCTGTACTATCTCTCGGAATCAGGAGCGCTCAAGTTCCCGTTTACACCTCCGTCGCTGTCGAATCACGGCAATTACATTATCTCGCTCAACAAATTCACCGGCTGGCTGGCCAAACAGGTCGAGTCGGTTGGCGTCGACATCTACACCGGCATGGCCGGATACGATCTGCTGGTCGAGGATGGTCGTGTGGCGGGCGTGCAAACCGTCGATATGGGACTGGACAAAGACGGTACGCCGAAATCGAATTTCGAGCCGGGTTCGATCATCAAAGCCAAGGTGACGGTGTTGTGCGAAGGGGTCCATGGCTCACTCACCCGGCACGCGTTCGAAAAGGTTCCGGAACTTCTGAAAGACCGTGAGCCCCAGTCGTACCTCACCGGTGTCAAAGAAATCTGGGAAGTGCCGTCCGGGCGAATAAAGACAGGGACTGTGATCCACACCATGGGTTGGCCACAGCCATCGCATGAATACGGCGGCGGCTGGGTGTACGGTATGACTGACACGCTGGTATCAGTGGGATATTGCGTCGGTTTGAACTCCCCCGATCCTACCAACGACCCTCACATGAAATTTCAGCGTTACAAAACGCACAAGCTGTTACGGAGAATCCTCGACGGCGGCACGATGTTGCACTACGGAGCCAAGACGATCCCCGATGCCGGTTACTATTCGATGCCGAAACTGTATCACGATGGTCTGCTCCTGTGCGGTGACTCGGCCGGCTTTCTCAATCCCGCCCGATTGAAAGGGGTGCACCTGGCGATCAAGTCCGGCATCATGGCTGCGGAGACACTCTTAGATGCGGTCAAGGCACAGGATTTCTCGGCCACCGTGCTTAAAGGATACGCTGATCGGTTCGGGCAAAGTTGGGCTAGGTCCGAATTGTGGGGGACCCGTAATTTCCACGCCGGATTTTCCGGCGGGCTTATTGGCGGGATGTTCCACGGAGCCATGCAGATTGTCACCGGAGGGCGCGGGCTGTTCGATCATCGAAAACATGATCGCGACCATACCTACATGTTGAAAACGACAGACTACCGAAAGCGATTCGGACGCGAGCCGGTGAAAGAGAGTGTCAAGTTCGACGGCAGTCTGACTTTCGACAAGGTCACCGATGTGTACAAATCGGGCACGATGCACGAAGAACATCAACCGTCGCATCTGGTGATTGCCGACTACGACATATGCAACAATCGTTGCACAGAAGAATACGGCAACCCGTGTCAGCATTTTTGTCCGGCCAGCGTGTACAATATGGAAGATGACCCGACGCGACCCGGGAGGAAGAAGCTGCAGCTGACGCCGTCGAACTGCGTGCACTGCAAGACCTGTGACATTGCCGACCCGTACCAAGTGATCCGCTGGGTAACGCCTCAGGGGGGCGAGGGGCCGAACTACGCGAATCTCTGA
- a CDS encoding ArsC/Spx/MgsR family protein, with amino-acid sequence MAPKRATFMSYGEDTQCADIRKFLLDMGVLLDIRDLEKKPLTEDELNRMIGYIHVEHFLNPLSKSYQKHNLGENNVGRDEIIALMAKDHTLIRRPIIRTNRLLTVGCDRRKICEMLQLPLNGKPPDDEKENGGIRPEAISSGTK; translated from the coding sequence ATGGCTCCCAAGCGGGCGACATTTATGAGCTACGGCGAAGATACCCAGTGCGCCGACATTCGAAAGTTTCTTTTGGATATGGGAGTGTTGTTGGATATCCGCGATCTGGAGAAGAAGCCCCTGACGGAGGACGAGTTGAACAGGATGATCGGCTATATCCACGTAGAACACTTTTTGAATCCTCTTTCCAAGAGCTATCAGAAACACAACCTTGGTGAAAACAATGTCGGCCGCGATGAGATTATCGCGCTGATGGCGAAAGATCACACGCTCATACGCCGGCCAATCATCCGTACCAACCGCCTTCTGACGGTTGGCTGCGACCGCCGGAAGATCTGCGAGATGCTGCAGTTGCCGCTCAACGGCAAGCCGCCGGATGATGAAAAAGAGAACGGTGGAATTCGTCCGGAGGCCATTTCCTCCGGGACCAAGTAG
- a CDS encoding O-methyltransferase, with protein MYQRVQEYLIKAIPPRPPVLRAMERYAKENDFPIIGPVVGRVLYQLAVAVKARRVLELGSGYGYSAYWFSMAIGPRGRIVMTDTDPQNMRRALSYFERAHLESRFDYRVGDALATVRRLTGPFDIVLNDIDKQDYPATISVAARLLRPGGLFITDNIIWDGRVLSGPYDKTTAAIVHFTRKLYRSNKFFTTILPIRDGVAVSIRL; from the coding sequence ATGTATCAGCGGGTTCAGGAGTACCTCATCAAGGCGATCCCGCCGCGCCCACCGGTCCTTCGAGCCATGGAACGATATGCCAAAGAAAACGATTTCCCGATCATTGGCCCGGTCGTCGGGCGCGTCCTCTACCAACTGGCCGTGGCCGTCAAGGCCAGACGTGTGTTGGAACTGGGTTCGGGATATGGCTACTCGGCGTACTGGTTTTCGATGGCGATCGGGCCCCGGGGCCGTATTGTCATGACCGACACTGACCCGCAGAATATGCGGCGCGCACTTTCGTACTTCGAACGCGCCCACCTTGAATCTCGATTCGACTATCGGGTAGGTGATGCCCTGGCGACAGTCCGGCGTCTGACCGGACCGTTTGATATTGTTCTCAACGATATCGATAAGCAGGATTACCCTGCCACCATATCCGTCGCCGCCCGCCTGTTGCGCCCCGGCGGCTTGTTCATTACCGACAACATCATTTGGGACGGCCGCGTGCTGTCCGGCCCCTACGATAAGACAACTGCCGCCATTGTTCACTTTACCCGAAAACTGTACCGCAGCAACAAGTTTTTCACGACCATTCTGCCGATCCGTGACGGGGTAGCCGTATCCATCCGGCTGTAA
- a CDS encoding Rieske (2Fe-2S) protein encodes MQRIRMGSLSELLPGKVIEKRILAKRVAVFNENGTLYGLESECKHMKASLAKGGVDQGILTCNWHGWKYDLRTGECLTQPGMRLKRYDIEVEGDQVFLILK; translated from the coding sequence ATGCAGCGCATCAGAATGGGAAGCCTCAGCGAGCTTCTGCCCGGGAAAGTTATTGAGAAACGGATCCTGGCTAAGCGCGTGGCCGTGTTTAATGAGAACGGAACGCTCTATGGCTTGGAATCGGAATGCAAGCACATGAAAGCGTCGCTGGCCAAAGGGGGAGTCGATCAGGGGATTCTGACCTGCAACTGGCACGGTTGGAAATACGATCTGAGGACCGGCGAGTGCCTGACCCAACCCGGCATGAGACTGAAACGCTATGATATCGAGGTCGAGGGAGACCAGGTCTTCCTCATTCTGAAATGA
- the ccsA gene encoding cytochrome c biogenesis protein CcsA codes for MANLGDFFIYTATVSALASAVLYYLAWRGRDQLVSLARNFFRLGTLSVVGALATLLYLILTHDFTVAYVYAYSSLDLPTHYLIASLWGGQEGTFLLWLFYTMILGVVMMHTAKQFERGNMFFLSLFVLSLLMIMIKKSPFELMPVYREDGAGLNPLLQNFWMTIHPPIMFAGFSGVVFPFTFALTALVERKYHIWAEAARRWTMFAWVALGVSLVMGGYWAYETLGWGGFWAWDPVENSSLIPWLFLTTQVHSLFIKRQRRGMMRFSLVAVCLTFWSVLYGTFLTRSGVLADFSVHSFVDLGINQFLVGGLAFFILLGAFWLVHRWKDIKPEPSYSKLNSRSYLVTLGIVILFVGGTLVLIGTSAPLLTRFAEKPSNVGLPYYFATMTPIGVAILLLIALFPTFRWNQGLAKPRLLVIGASVAVITILTLLITGFTHQFIYLALFGAAAWALVVNGSVFFLSWRNKHLQPGYLSHVGLALGIASAALANGFETKQTIVLPQGQPVSVMGSTLTFASMQDTPKGFDCHVDVANGGDKFVAILHHEFPKNAEGVMKKPHVENYLAYDLYLAPVSVEQPEVQNAGEFYLKKGESTRIDKYEFTFNRFDIGGQHGESTMTAAALVTVTYDGTTEQVAPTLQVAKREVTPVEASFDHGKAGLFITGVKPEDGGVVLRLSGVASAMASPAAQQATLVVELSKKPFILFFWLGALIAFSGGLLSMYDRHRRRQAVEVELSAADDQPRETRQPVASDVV; via the coding sequence ATGGCCAACCTTGGTGATTTTTTCATTTATACGGCGACGGTTTCGGCGCTGGCTTCGGCCGTACTGTATTACCTCGCCTGGCGGGGAAGAGACCAGTTGGTGTCTCTGGCCCGCAATTTTTTCCGCCTTGGGACCCTCAGTGTGGTGGGGGCGCTGGCAACATTACTATATTTGATTCTGACCCACGATTTCACGGTGGCGTATGTGTACGCCTATTCCTCGCTTGATCTGCCCACGCATTACCTGATCGCCAGCCTCTGGGGCGGGCAGGAGGGAACGTTTCTCCTGTGGCTGTTCTATACCATGATCCTGGGTGTTGTCATGATGCACACGGCTAAGCAATTCGAACGCGGCAACATGTTTTTCCTGAGTTTGTTCGTGCTTTCGTTGCTCATGATCATGATAAAGAAGTCCCCGTTCGAATTGATGCCGGTCTATCGTGAAGACGGCGCCGGGCTCAATCCGCTTCTACAAAATTTCTGGATGACCATTCATCCGCCTATCATGTTCGCCGGATTCTCCGGAGTCGTGTTTCCGTTTACCTTCGCGTTGACTGCTTTAGTAGAACGCAAATACCACATCTGGGCCGAAGCGGCTCGCCGATGGACCATGTTCGCCTGGGTGGCGCTCGGTGTCTCGCTCGTCATGGGTGGTTATTGGGCGTACGAGACACTCGGCTGGGGCGGATTCTGGGCCTGGGACCCAGTGGAGAATTCGTCACTGATCCCCTGGTTGTTTTTGACGACGCAGGTGCATTCGCTGTTCATCAAGAGGCAGCGGCGAGGCATGATGCGGTTTTCGCTGGTGGCGGTTTGCCTGACTTTCTGGTCGGTGTTGTATGGCACATTTCTCACCCGATCGGGCGTGCTGGCCGATTTCTCGGTACACTCGTTTGTCGACCTTGGCATCAACCAGTTTCTGGTGGGCGGCTTGGCATTTTTCATCCTGCTCGGGGCATTCTGGCTGGTGCATCGCTGGAAAGACATCAAGCCGGAGCCATCATACTCCAAGCTCAATTCGCGGTCGTATCTGGTGACACTCGGTATAGTCATTCTGTTTGTGGGTGGGACATTGGTACTGATCGGTACCTCCGCGCCCCTGTTGACCCGATTTGCCGAGAAGCCGTCTAACGTCGGCCTGCCGTATTACTTCGCCACCATGACACCCATTGGAGTCGCTATCCTGCTGCTTATCGCATTGTTTCCGACGTTTCGCTGGAACCAGGGACTGGCCAAACCGCGCCTGTTGGTAATCGGTGCGAGCGTTGCAGTCATCACTATCCTGACACTGCTTATCACTGGTTTCACCCATCAGTTCATCTACCTGGCGCTGTTTGGCGCGGCGGCATGGGCGCTGGTAGTGAATGGTTCCGTGTTCTTCCTCTCGTGGCGAAACAAACATCTTCAGCCGGGATATCTGTCCCATGTAGGTCTCGCGTTGGGGATCGCCAGCGCGGCGCTGGCCAATGGATTTGAAACCAAACAAACCATCGTGCTGCCGCAGGGGCAGCCGGTCTCGGTGATGGGCAGCACGCTAACGTTCGCATCCATGCAGGACACCCCTAAAGGCTTTGATTGTCATGTCGATGTCGCCAACGGCGGCGACAAGTTCGTCGCGATTCTGCACCATGAATTCCCCAAGAACGCCGAAGGGGTGATGAAGAAGCCGCACGTGGAAAATTACCTCGCGTACGACCTGTATCTGGCACCCGTCTCGGTCGAGCAGCCGGAAGTTCAGAACGCCGGTGAGTTCTATCTCAAGAAGGGGGAATCGACCCGGATCGACAAATACGAGTTCACGTTTAATCGCTTTGATATCGGCGGGCAGCACGGCGAAAGCACGATGACCGCAGCGGCGCTGGTGACGGTCACCTATGACGGTACGACCGAACAGGTCGCGCCGACACTTCAGGTGGCTAAGCGAGAGGTGACACCGGTCGAAGCTTCGTTCGATCACGGCAAGGCGGGACTGTTCATCACGGGTGTCAAACCGGAAGACGGGGGCGTGGTTCTTCGGTTAAGCGGCGTGGCGTCGGCCATGGCATCACCCGCAGCGCAGCAGGCCACGCTTGTAGTGGAATTGTCCAAGAAGCCGTTCATTCTCTTTTTCTGGCTGGGTGCGCTGATCGCGTTTTCGGGCGGTCTTTTGTCCATGTATGACCGGCACCGCCGCCGCCAAGCAGTGGAGGTTGAACTTTCTGCCGCCGATGATCAGCCGCGCGAAACCCGCCAGCCGGTCGCCAGCGACGTGGTTTGA
- the ispH gene encoding 4-hydroxy-3-methylbut-2-enyl diphosphate reductase has protein sequence MLKKIIIARHHGFCMGVKRAINIAEETAQKKTGPVAILNEIVHNEAVVERFRGQGVGQAFSVEEVSDGTLIISAHGVAPAVIEKAQSRGLNVVDATCPLVTRIYDIVTKIIANGYYVIHFGDRKHDETEGVVGHAPDRITVVSSKDELSVLPEWTDRKLGLTSQTTASQEAFAEFQRLAKQKWPHLEVFDTICNATSQRQSAMMDLAPQVDMVIVVGSRTSANSLRLVDIARAICGKAYLVGSERDIKDEWLATDQRVESVGVSAGASTPEFLVEAVINCLRELSGGSAEVIVPERRDRIRNSSRKAV, from the coding sequence ATGCTGAAGAAGATCATCATCGCACGTCATCACGGCTTCTGCATGGGGGTGAAACGGGCTATCAATATAGCCGAAGAGACCGCTCAGAAGAAGACGGGGCCGGTGGCGATCCTGAATGAAATAGTTCACAACGAAGCGGTTGTGGAGCGGTTTCGCGGTCAGGGAGTGGGGCAGGCGTTTTCGGTCGAGGAAGTTTCCGACGGTACTTTGATCATCTCCGCCCATGGCGTGGCTCCCGCTGTGATTGAGAAAGCTCAGTCCAGAGGCCTTAACGTGGTCGATGCCACCTGTCCGCTGGTGACGCGCATATACGATATAGTCACCAAGATCATCGCCAACGGTTATTACGTGATTCATTTCGGCGATCGCAAGCATGACGAAACCGAGGGGGTTGTAGGGCATGCGCCTGACCGCATCACGGTGGTGTCGAGCAAGGATGAGCTTTCCGTGTTGCCGGAATGGACGGACCGAAAGCTTGGTCTAACATCACAGACCACCGCCAGTCAGGAAGCGTTTGCCGAATTCCAGAGACTGGCCAAGCAGAAATGGCCGCACCTCGAGGTTTTTGATACGATCTGTAATGCCACCAGTCAGCGGCAATCGGCCATGATGGATTTGGCGCCGCAAGTGGATATGGTGATTGTGGTCGGTTCACGGACATCGGCCAACTCCCTTCGCTTAGTCGATATCGCCCGGGCTATCTGTGGCAAAGCGTATCTGGTTGGCTCAGAACGCGACATTAAGGATGAGTGGCTTGCTACCGACCAGAGGGTAGAGAGTGTCGGCGTCTCCGCAGGCGCCTCGACGCCTGAATTCCTGGTGGAAGCGGTTATCAACTGTCTACGCGAGCTTTCGGGCGGTTCGGCCGAGGTCATCGTACCGGAACGCCGTGACCGCATTCGCAACTCGTCTCGTAAGGCAGTCTGA
- the lipA gene encoding lipoyl synthase encodes MNKVFFTQSVGETSAHGLAPKAPTVAERLATPHVRLPRWIKITPKSGENYQRVKEILRVNGLHSVCQEAACPNIRECYDEGTATFMILGHRCTRGCNFCDVIKAQPLGLDTEEPARLARVVAELKLKQVVITSVTRDDLPDGGASIFARTIELLRWQDNEVKVEFLIPDLAGKMDSVRIALNSGVDVLAHNVETVQRLHKRVRGAAKLDRSLAVLRFASDYHPRPVIKTGFMVGLGETTDELVELMHQIYAAGVDIVTIGQYLRPSLAHLPVERFYRPDEFVELARIGKEIGFAHVESGPLVRSSYKAFHQSKRILEKSC; translated from the coding sequence ATGAATAAAGTCTTTTTTACGCAGTCGGTTGGAGAGACCTCGGCCCACGGGCTCGCCCCGAAAGCGCCGACGGTGGCGGAGCGACTGGCCACCCCCCATGTCCGGCTGCCGCGATGGATCAAGATTACGCCCAAGTCCGGCGAGAATTACCAGCGCGTAAAGGAGATTCTTCGAGTCAACGGACTGCATTCGGTGTGCCAGGAGGCGGCCTGTCCTAATATCCGGGAGTGCTACGATGAGGGGACGGCCACGTTCATGATTCTGGGACATCGCTGTACCCGTGGCTGCAATTTTTGCGATGTGATCAAAGCGCAGCCGCTGGGACTCGATACCGAGGAACCCGCGCGCCTGGCCCGCGTGGTGGCAGAATTGAAACTGAAGCAAGTTGTGATAACGTCGGTGACACGAGATGACCTGCCTGATGGGGGAGCGTCTATATTTGCCCGGACTATAGAGCTCCTCCGATGGCAGGATAATGAAGTGAAGGTGGAATTTCTGATCCCGGACCTCGCCGGCAAAATGGATTCCGTGAGAATTGCGTTGAACTCGGGTGTCGACGTTTTAGCGCACAATGTCGAAACCGTCCAGCGTCTGCACAAGCGTGTTCGTGGGGCCGCCAAGCTGGATCGGTCGCTGGCGGTTTTGCGTTTTGCCTCAGACTATCACCCCAGGCCGGTGATCAAAACCGGATTTATGGTCGGTTTGGGGGAAACAACTGATGAACTGGTGGAGTTAATGCATCAGATATATGCAGCCGGCGTGGATATCGTGACGATTGGGCAGTACTTGCGGCCATCGCTGGCGCATTTGCCGGTCGAGCGGTTCTACCGACCTGATGAATTTGTCGAGTTGGCGCGAATCGGTAAGGAGATCGGATTTGCGCATGTCGAATCCGGGCCGCTGGTGAGAAGCTCGTACAAGGCGTTTCACCAGTCCAAAAGGATTCTGGAGAAGTCATGCTGA
- the pdxT gene encoding pyridoxal 5'-phosphate synthase glutaminase subunit PdxT — MAIGVLALQGDYEQHERQARTLGAKTSLVKLPEHLNGLDGLIMPGGESTTMNILLDRFSLRRPLKEFGRSHPIYGTCAGMILLAKGIVDNQSGVEPLALLDIDVIRNGYGRQLYSFEETVEAKFDSRSSFRAAFIRAPKVDRLGKGVDTLAIYRNDPVLVRQGNILAASFHNELGDDTSVLGYFLGNFFV; from the coding sequence CTGGCCATTGGGGTGCTGGCGTTGCAAGGAGATTACGAACAGCACGAGCGCCAGGCACGAACTCTTGGCGCTAAGACTAGCCTTGTCAAACTTCCCGAGCACTTGAACGGACTCGATGGTTTGATCATGCCGGGTGGGGAATCCACCACCATGAACATCCTGCTCGATCGGTTCTCATTGCGCCGGCCACTGAAGGAGTTTGGACGGAGTCACCCAATCTACGGCACGTGCGCCGGTATGATACTTCTGGCTAAGGGGATAGTCGATAACCAGTCCGGGGTTGAGCCGTTAGCGCTGCTTGACATCGATGTGATTCGAAACGGCTACGGGCGTCAGTTGTACTCATTCGAGGAGACGGTCGAGGCGAAGTTCGATAGTCGAAGTTCCTTTCGGGCGGCGTTTATTCGGGCGCCGAAGGTGGACCGTCTGGGCAAGGGAGTCGATACGCTCGCGATCTACCGAAATGACCCGGTATTGGTGAGGCAGGGAAACATACTGGCGGCATCGTTTCACAATGAACTGGGGGATGACACCTCGGTTCTCGGCTATTTTTTGGGTAATTTTTTTGTGTGA